Proteins encoded in a region of the Rutidosis leptorrhynchoides isolate AG116_Rl617_1_P2 chromosome 9, CSIRO_AGI_Rlap_v1, whole genome shotgun sequence genome:
- the LOC139867011 gene encoding uncharacterized protein isoform X2, with the protein MALPQFGLHSPVRVCSNCYNDSSRSVKSDGGASVNGVNSVTDSVSRLDISTQSSSDTTQSGAAVGNPNCTCGMPLCICEVQSNDDVAPVQPKPVPTFTAPKKVDMAPRSRGSSSSKSSAGQSANSGSEKPLADYEVNGEGLREAIKNGDFFAVRKLLGEGVDANYSDKQGLSLLHLAAVFNQTDIAFTLLENGASLDYKNLQGETPLDCAPVTLQFKMKKKMEEIKQSK; encoded by the exons ATG GCTTTACCACAATTTGGTCTTCACTCTCCTGTTAGAGTTTGCTCAAACTGTTATAATGATTCATCTCG GTCTGTGAAGTCTGATGGAGGTGCATCTGTGAATGGAGTAAATTCTGTTACAGATTCAGTTTCAAGGCTGGATATTAGTACACAATCAAGTTCTGATACCACACAAAGTGGTGCTGCTGTAGGTAATCCAAATTGCACATGTGGAATGCCTTTATGCATTTGCGAGGTGCAGTCAAATGATGACGTGGCACCAGTTCAG CCTAAACCTGTCCCAACATTCACAGCTCCAAAGAAAGTAGACATGGCCCCACGCAGTAGAGGTTCTTCATCTAGCAAGTCCAG TGCTGGGCAATCAGCAAACAGTGGATCAGAAAAACCCCTAGCAGATTATGAAGTTAATGGAGAG GGGTTACGAGAGGCGATAAAGAACGGAGATTTTTTTGCTGTCAGAAAGCTTCTTGGCGAG GGAGTGGATGCAAATTACTCTGACAAACAAGGATTATCTCTCTTGCATCtg GCTGCTGTTTTTAACCAAACTGATATAGCTTTCACACTATTGGAAAATGGAGCAAGTCTGGACTACAAGAATTTGCAAG GTGAGACTCCACTGGATTGTGCTCCTGTAACATTGCAGTtcaagatgaagaagaagatggaagAAATTAAACAATCCAAGTAA
- the LOC139867011 gene encoding uncharacterized protein isoform X1 has translation MDPPPFQESTRCDVCKCSFNTFRRRHHCRCCGRTLCAEHSSDQMALPQFGLHSPVRVCSNCYNDSSRSVKSDGGASVNGVNSVTDSVSRLDISTQSSSDTTQSGAAVGNPNCTCGMPLCICEVQSNDDVAPVQPKPVPTFTAPKKVDMAPRSRGSSSSKSSAGQSANSGSEKPLADYEVNGEGLREAIKNGDFFAVRKLLGEGVDANYSDKQGLSLLHLAAVFNQTDIAFTLLENGASLDYKNLQGETPLDCAPVTLQFKMKKKMEEIKQSK, from the exons ATGGATCCTCCACCCTTTCAGGAATCAACACGATGCGATGTTTGTAAATGCAGCTTCAACACCTTCAGACGACGG CATCATTGTCGATGTTGTGGCAGAACCTTGTGTGCTGAACATTCATCAGATCAAATG GCTTTACCACAATTTGGTCTTCACTCTCCTGTTAGAGTTTGCTCAAACTGTTATAATGATTCATCTCG GTCTGTGAAGTCTGATGGAGGTGCATCTGTGAATGGAGTAAATTCTGTTACAGATTCAGTTTCAAGGCTGGATATTAGTACACAATCAAGTTCTGATACCACACAAAGTGGTGCTGCTGTAGGTAATCCAAATTGCACATGTGGAATGCCTTTATGCATTTGCGAGGTGCAGTCAAATGATGACGTGGCACCAGTTCAG CCTAAACCTGTCCCAACATTCACAGCTCCAAAGAAAGTAGACATGGCCCCACGCAGTAGAGGTTCTTCATCTAGCAAGTCCAG TGCTGGGCAATCAGCAAACAGTGGATCAGAAAAACCCCTAGCAGATTATGAAGTTAATGGAGAG GGGTTACGAGAGGCGATAAAGAACGGAGATTTTTTTGCTGTCAGAAAGCTTCTTGGCGAG GGAGTGGATGCAAATTACTCTGACAAACAAGGATTATCTCTCTTGCATCtg GCTGCTGTTTTTAACCAAACTGATATAGCTTTCACACTATTGGAAAATGGAGCAAGTCTGGACTACAAGAATTTGCAAG GTGAGACTCCACTGGATTGTGCTCCTGTAACATTGCAGTtcaagatgaagaagaagatggaagAAATTAAACAATCCAAGTAA